A window of the Mannheimia granulomatis genome harbors these coding sequences:
- the tehB gene encoding SAM-dependent methyltransferase TehB — translation MENLICYKQMPVWTKATLPQMFQEKHNTKVGTWAKLTILKGSLKYYELTEEGEVIKAEIFDANHQRPMVEPQLWHKVEALSDDLECQLAFYCKPEDYFAKKYNLTTTHSEVLNAVNYVKSGKVLDLGCGRGRNALYLNLLGFDVTALDQNPESIDFLNYMIEKEESKNITASIYDINEATIGNQNGEYDLIVSTVVMMFLNRDRIPAIIDNMQKNTKVGGYNLIVCAMDTQDYPCSLPFSFTFAEGELANYYKDWELVKYNEDLGHLHKTDEQGNRIQLRFATMLAKKIA, via the coding sequence ATGGAAAACTTAATTTGCTATAAACAAATGCCGGTATGGACAAAAGCCACTCTACCACAAATGTTCCAAGAAAAGCACAATACCAAAGTTGGTACTTGGGCAAAACTGACTATTTTAAAAGGCTCTCTGAAATATTACGAACTTACCGAAGAAGGCGAAGTGATTAAAGCAGAAATTTTTGATGCCAACCACCAACGTCCAATGGTTGAGCCTCAATTGTGGCACAAGGTTGAAGCACTATCTGATGATTTAGAATGCCAACTGGCTTTTTACTGCAAACCCGAAGATTATTTTGCTAAAAAATATAATCTCACCACCACACACTCTGAAGTATTAAATGCGGTAAATTATGTTAAAAGCGGCAAGGTGTTAGATTTAGGTTGCGGGCGTGGCCGTAATGCTCTTTATTTGAATCTGTTAGGATTTGATGTTACTGCACTTGATCAAAACCCGGAAAGTATTGATTTTCTTAACTATATGATTGAGAAAGAAGAGTCTAAAAATATTACTGCAAGCATTTATGATATTAACGAAGCAACTATCGGCAATCAAAATGGCGAATATGATCTGATTGTTTCCACCGTTGTGATGATGTTCTTAAACCGAGATCGCATTCCCGCTATTATTGATAATATGCAAAAAAATACTAAAGTAGGAGGCTATAACTTAATTGTTTGTGCAATGGATACTCAAGACTATCCATGCTCTCTGCCGTTCTCCTTCACCTTTGCCGAAGGAGAATTAGCCAATTATTACAAAGATTGGGAGTTGGTTAAATATAATGAAGATTTAGGGCATTTACATAAAACCGATGAGCAAGGTAACCGTATCCAGCTACGCTTTGCGACTATGTTAGCTAAAAAAATAGCCTAA
- the hpaC gene encoding 4-hydroxyphenylacetate 3-monooxygenase, reductase component codes for MSNIDTSQPIEASLQFREAMAHLSSAVSIVTTNGIAGKAGLTVSSVCSVTDAPPTALFCINKNSHVHDIIKQNGKVCINVLNHEQEDLAKHFAAILESTMEERFNWDIWDIGVDEQPVLRGAISALQGNIVDTYAVGTHTIFVVELSHINVEPNHSLVYFARQFKSISVK; via the coding sequence ATGTCAAACATAGATACATCTCAACCAATTGAGGCTTCACTTCAATTTCGTGAAGCAATGGCACACCTATCCTCAGCAGTGAGTATTGTTACGACAAACGGTATTGCAGGAAAAGCAGGGCTTACCGTTTCTTCAGTCTGTTCAGTAACAGATGCTCCTCCGACTGCTTTATTCTGTATTAATAAAAACAGCCATGTTCACGATATTATTAAACAAAACGGTAAAGTGTGTATTAATGTGTTAAACCACGAGCAAGAAGATCTTGCCAAACACTTTGCGGCAATCCTTGAAAGTACAATGGAAGAACGTTTTAATTGGGATATTTGGGATATAGGTGTGGATGAGCAACCGGTATTACGTGGCGCTATTTCTGCTTTACAAGGTAATATTGTTGATACCTACGCTGTCGGCACTCATACCATTTTTGTAGTGGAGTTAAGCCATATTAATGTTGAGCCGAATCACAGCCTTGTTTATTTTGCTCGTCAATTTAAAAGTATAAGTGTTAAATAA
- a CDS encoding HI1450 family dsDNA-mimic protein has translation MTKLTPDEAIDIAYDIFLEMAGEHLDPADILLFNLQFEERGAVEMVETSEDWDQEIGTLIDPAAFAEVWVGLVNEKDEMDDVFARFLISHDEENREYHVVWKE, from the coding sequence ATGACAAAATTAACACCTGATGAAGCAATTGATATCGCTTACGATATTTTCTTAGAAATGGCAGGAGAACATTTAGATCCTGCCGATATTTTACTGTTTAATTTACAATTTGAAGAACGTGGCGCAGTTGAAATGGTCGAAACTTCTGAAGATTGGGATCAAGAAATCGGTACATTAATCGATCCTGCAGCCTTTGCCGAAGTTTGGGTCGGACTGGTCAACGAGAAAGATGAAATGGACGATGTTTTCGCCCGCTTCTTAATTTCGCACGATGAAGAAAATCGTGAATATCATGTTGTTTGGAAAGAATAA
- the rsmD gene encoding 16S rRNA (guanine(966)-N(2))-methyltransferase RsmD, whose translation MKKNRNSPQSAHQMGEVRIIAGLWRGRKLPVLNAEGLRPTTDRVKETLFNWLMHDIAHARCLDCFAGSGSLGIEALSRQAQAVVFLEKFATAANQLKKNLQVLKSENGSVMNVDTLQYLAQKNSGEPFEIVFIDPPFHQNLVPQVLKLLIENQWLAENAILYIETEKNHPPLTLPENWQITKEKTAGIVTSRLIKR comes from the coding sequence ATGAAAAAAAATCGAAATTCTCCGCAATCTGCTCATCAAATGGGCGAGGTTAGAATTATTGCCGGTCTTTGGAGAGGTAGAAAACTCCCTGTACTCAATGCAGAAGGGCTAAGACCTACCACAGATCGTGTTAAAGAAACTTTATTCAACTGGTTAATGCACGATATCGCCCATGCTCGCTGTTTAGATTGCTTCGCCGGCAGTGGTTCATTGGGAATCGAGGCCTTATCCCGCCAAGCTCAAGCGGTCGTTTTTTTAGAAAAATTTGCAACTGCGGCAAACCAACTCAAAAAAAACTTACAAGTTTTAAAATCTGAGAACGGTTCTGTGATGAATGTCGATACCTTGCAATATCTGGCCCAAAAAAACAGCGGTGAACCCTTTGAGATCGTTTTTATCGATCCACCTTTTCATCAAAATTTAGTGCCTCAAGTGTTAAAATTACTGATTGAAAATCAGTGGTTGGCAGAAAATGCGATACTCTATATAGAAACGGAAAAAAATCATCCGCCATTAACTTTGCCTGAAAATTGGCAGATAACAAAAGAAAAAACCGCAGGTATAGTAACAAGCCGATTAATAAAACGATAA
- the ftsY gene encoding signal recognition particle-docking protein FtsY yields the protein MSEKKKGFWSWFGLGKKDPQQEEQKVEQRDETQLQPVQDEQTQIQEQEFEPSLIEKVEEKFEHLEEKFDDFIEEKEEKIEQFVEQIEDKLEQKSEQVADFIEDKVEEAKAFFNDVEEKIEEEGEQAVENLQNFANEELALHEQQQLTEQVEEAVEAELVEQASEEEIVKNSEVETIQDEYQEKPSKGGFFNRLIQGLIKTKQNIGSGFRNFFSGKKIDDELFEELEEQLLVADLGMPTTQKIIHNLTQHATKQQLKDADLLYQQLKIELGEVLKPVAQPLVIEPKKPYVILMVGVNGVGKTTTIGKLARKFQNEGKSVMLAAGDTFRAAAVEQLQVWGERNNIPVVAQSTGSDSASVIFDAMQSAAAKGIDILIADTAGRLQNKNNLMDELKKIVRVMKKYDETAPHEIMLTLDAGTGQNAISQAKLFNEAVGLTGITLTKLDGTAKGGVIFAIADQFNIPIRFIGVGEKIEDLRPFNAEEFIEALFSHEDENND from the coding sequence ATGTCAGAGAAGAAAAAAGGTTTCTGGTCTTGGTTTGGTCTTGGTAAAAAAGATCCGCAACAGGAAGAGCAAAAAGTTGAACAGAGAGACGAGACTCAATTACAGCCGGTACAAGATGAACAAACTCAAATTCAAGAGCAGGAATTTGAGCCATCACTTATAGAAAAAGTAGAAGAAAAATTTGAGCATCTAGAAGAGAAATTTGACGATTTTATTGAAGAAAAAGAAGAGAAAATCGAGCAATTTGTTGAGCAAATAGAAGATAAGCTTGAGCAAAAATCAGAACAAGTTGCAGATTTTATTGAAGATAAAGTAGAAGAGGCTAAAGCATTTTTTAATGATGTAGAAGAAAAGATTGAAGAAGAAGGCGAGCAAGCGGTCGAAAATTTGCAAAATTTTGCAAATGAAGAGCTTGCTCTTCACGAGCAACAGCAATTGACTGAACAAGTAGAAGAAGCTGTTGAAGCGGAGCTTGTTGAGCAAGCATCAGAGGAAGAGATTGTTAAAAACAGTGAAGTCGAAACCATTCAAGATGAATACCAAGAAAAACCAAGCAAAGGCGGATTTTTTAACCGCTTAATTCAAGGTTTAATTAAAACTAAGCAGAATATCGGTTCCGGTTTCCGCAATTTTTTTAGCGGCAAAAAAATTGATGATGAGCTGTTTGAAGAATTAGAAGAACAGCTACTTGTGGCAGATCTCGGTATGCCGACCACTCAAAAAATTATCCATAATTTAACCCAACACGCTACTAAGCAACAATTAAAAGATGCAGACTTACTCTATCAACAACTTAAAATTGAGTTAGGGGAGGTGTTGAAACCGGTTGCTCAACCTTTAGTGATCGAGCCGAAAAAGCCGTATGTGATTTTAATGGTAGGCGTAAATGGCGTTGGTAAAACGACAACTATCGGTAAATTAGCCCGCAAATTCCAAAACGAAGGAAAATCGGTGATGTTGGCTGCAGGTGATACTTTCCGAGCGGCAGCAGTTGAACAGCTACAAGTTTGGGGAGAGCGTAATAATATTCCGGTGGTGGCTCAATCAACTGGGTCAGATTCTGCTTCGGTCATTTTTGATGCGATGCAGTCGGCTGCTGCAAAAGGCATCGATATTTTAATTGCAGATACCGCAGGCCGTCTGCAAAATAAAAATAACTTAATGGATGAGCTGAAAAAAATTGTGCGGGTGATGAAAAAATATGATGAAACCGCACCACATGAAATTATGCTCACCCTTGATGCCGGCACAGGGCAAAATGCGATTAGCCAAGCGAAATTATTTAATGAGGCGGTTGGTTTAACGGGCATTACTTTAACTAAATTAGACGGTACAGCAAAAGGCGGTGTGATTTTTGCAATTGCTGACCAATTCAATATTCCTATCCGTTTTATTGGGGTAGGTGAGAAAATTGAGGATTTACGTCCGTTTAATGCGGAGGAATTTATCGAAGCCTTATTTAGCCACGAGGACGAAAATAATGATTAA